In Vigna radiata var. radiata cultivar VC1973A chromosome 3, Vradiata_ver6, whole genome shotgun sequence, the following proteins share a genomic window:
- the LOC106757303 gene encoding basic 7S globulin: MPLSSLCSRLSFLSISLFLSLTPTLQIPLVAPITKDPSTQLYALSLFLKTPLQHTTLHLDLGSSLTWLLCDSTYTSSSSHHIPCNTSLCDSFPANACSNDTCALFPENPLTRTTLLDTALIDSLALPTYDTSSQSPLVLISDFIFSCAVAHLLQGLATNVTGLAALGRSNNSLPAQISIALSSSHSFSLCLPASSNTGAAIFASTSISYFFSSKIDLTYTPLILNPVADTVVTHNSQPSDEYFINVTSIKINGKALPIDASILTVDQTGFGGTKISTAEPYTVLESSIYKLFVRFFVNEASAFNLTVTEAVEPFGVCYSAGDLTETRVGPAVPTVDLVMHSEEVFWRIFGGNSMVRIEKGGVDVWCLGFVDGGIRRRTAVVIGGHQMEDNLVQFDLDSNRFGFTSSLLLQGAKCANLNFTNLTNSIN; the protein is encoded by the coding sequence ATGCCTCTTTCATCTCTCTGCAGCAGGTTATCGTTCTTATCCATCTCCCTCTTCTTGTCTCTAACACCAACACTCCAAATCCCCTTGGTAGCCCCAATCACAAAAGACCCTTCCACCCAACTCTACGCACTCTCCCTCTTCCTCAAAACCCCGCTCCAGCACACCACACTCCACCTCGACCTCGGTTCCTCCCTTACCTGGCTCCTCTGCGACTCCACCTATACCTCCTCCTCCTCCCACCACATCCCCTGCAACACCTCCCTATGCGACTCCTTCCCTGCTAACGCCTGTTCCAACGACACATGCGCCCTCTTCCCTGAAAACCCTCTCACAAGAACCACCCTTCTCGACACCGCCCTCATCGATTCTCTCGCCCTTCCAACCTACGACACCTCCTCTCAGAGCCCACTCGTTCTCATTTCCGATTTCATCTTCTCCTGCGCCGTCGCCCATTTGCTCCAAGGCCTCGCTACCAATGTCACCGGACTAGCCGCTTTGGGCCGGTCCAATAACTCTCTCCCGGCCCAAATAAGCATTGCATTGAGTTCCTCtcattctttctctctctgcttGCCTGCTTCCTCCAACACAGGCGCAGCTATCTTCGCCTCCACCTCCATCTCttactttttctcttccaaaattGACCTCACTTACACCCCACTCATTCTTAACCCCGTCGCCGACACTGTCGTCACCCACAACTCACAACCCTCCGACGAGTATTTCATAAACGTCACCTCCATCAAGATCAACGGCAAGGCTCTTCCCATCGACGCCTCCATCTTAACCGTTGATCAAACCGGCTTCGGTGGGACCAAGATCAGCACTGCGGAGCCCTACACAGTTTTGGAAAGTTCCATTTACAAACTCTTCGTCCGGTTTTTCGTCAACGAAGCCTCAGCTTTTAACTTAACGGTGACGGAGGCCGTTGAGCCCTTTGGCGTGTGCTACTCGGCGGGAGACCTCACGGAGACAAGGGTGGGACCCGCTGTTCCGACCGTTGATCTGGTGATGCACAGCGAGGAAGTGTTTTGGAGAATCTTCGGGGGGAATTCGATGGTGAGGATTGAAAAGGGAGGAGTGGATGTGTGGTGTTTGGGTTTCGTGGATGGTGGGATTCGTAGGAGGACGGCGGTTGTGATTGGAGGGCATCAAATGGAGGATAATTTAGTGCAGTTTGATCTTGACTCAAATAGATTTGGTTTCACCTCATCTCTGTTGCTCCAGGGTGCCAAGTGTGCTAATCTTAATTTCACTAATCTTACCAATTCCATTAATTag